In Candidatus Kaistella beijingensis, a genomic segment contains:
- a CDS encoding 3-hydroxybutyryl-CoA dehydrogenase has protein sequence MKNIVVIGAGTMGNGIAHTFAQTGFKVNLVDVSEEALAKGVKTITANLDRIIAKGSLTEEQKTETLNNISTFTKLEDAAGSADLIVEAATENIDLKLKIFKQMDDLAPENCILATNTSSISITKIASVTKRPEKVIGMHFMNPVPIMKLVEIIKGYSTSKETFDAVYEMSKTLGKVPVEVNDYPGFVANRILMPMINEAIETLYNGVAGVEEIDTVMKLGMAHPMGPLQLADFIGLDVCLAILNVMYDGFKNPKYAPNPLLVNMVTAGKMGVKSGEGFYDYSESKKAEKVSKMFLK, from the coding sequence ATGAAAAACATCGTCGTAATCGGAGCCGGAACCATGGGCAATGGAATTGCACACACCTTTGCACAAACAGGATTTAAAGTAAATTTAGTAGATGTTTCGGAGGAAGCTTTAGCAAAAGGCGTGAAAACCATCACCGCAAACCTCGACCGAATTATTGCCAAAGGAAGCCTCACTGAAGAACAGAAGACAGAAACTTTGAACAATATTTCCACCTTCACAAAGTTGGAAGATGCAGCAGGAAGCGCAGATTTGATCGTGGAAGCGGCTACCGAGAACATTGACTTGAAATTGAAAATTTTCAAACAGATGGACGACCTGGCTCCTGAAAACTGCATTTTGGCAACGAATACCTCATCAATTTCGATAACGAAAATCGCTTCTGTAACCAAACGTCCCGAAAAAGTAATCGGAATGCACTTTATGAATCCGGTTCCCATCATGAAACTGGTGGAAATTATCAAAGGTTATTCTACTTCCAAAGAAACCTTCGATGCGGTTTACGAAATGAGCAAAACTTTGGGAAAAGTTCCTGTTGAAGTGAACGATTATCCGGGATTTGTGGCGAACAGAATTCTAATGCCGATGATTAATGAAGCCATTGAAACTTTATACAACGGCGTTGCAGGAGTTGAGGAAATTGACACCGTGATGAAACTGGGAATGGCTCATCCTATGGGACCGCTTCAGTTGGCAGATTTCATTGGATTGGATGTTTGTTTGGCCATTCTAAATGTGATGTACGACGGCTTTAAAAATCCGAAATATGCACCGAATCCATTGTTGGTAAACATGGTAACTGCAGGAAAAATGGGCGTGAAATCAGGCGAAGGTTTTTATGATTACTCCGAAAGCAAAAAAGCAGAAAAAGTTTCGAAAATGTTTCTGAAGTAA
- the bla gene encoding class A beta-lactamase, subclass A2 — protein sequence MIKKVFTFLLFTLSLLSFAQKSALKKELKKIIDGKNATVAVSVLSLDDAHLNLNINGDKKLPMQSVFKFHIALAVLDRVDKGEFKLDGRILIARPWLLENTWSPMREQLPPKGNVKTLLSRIIKFTVADSDNNGADILIRLIGGTPEVQKFMNSKDVKDLSIKFNEEEMHKVNDFQYQNYTTTNSMNNLLKKFYDQKIVSKTSTEFLMKTMEAASTGKNRLIAQLPENTVVAHKTGTSATQNGVTAATNDAGIVTLPNGKHYAISVFVSDSKEDEATNEKIIADISKKVWDYFIKRK from the coding sequence ATGATTAAAAAAGTTTTCACTTTTCTACTCTTCACATTATCTTTATTGAGTTTTGCACAAAAATCTGCTCTAAAAAAAGAGTTAAAAAAAATCATTGATGGTAAAAACGCAACAGTGGCGGTTTCTGTACTTTCGTTGGATGATGCACACTTAAATTTGAACATCAATGGTGATAAAAAATTGCCGATGCAAAGTGTTTTTAAATTCCACATTGCATTGGCTGTACTGGATCGAGTGGATAAAGGCGAATTTAAATTGGACGGCAGAATTTTAATAGCAAGACCGTGGCTTTTGGAAAATACATGGAGCCCAATGCGCGAACAACTTCCGCCGAAAGGTAACGTAAAAACATTACTTTCCAGAATTATAAAATTTACTGTGGCAGACAGCGACAATAACGGTGCAGATATTTTAATAAGACTTATAGGTGGTACTCCGGAAGTTCAAAAATTTATGAACAGTAAAGATGTTAAAGATTTATCGATTAAATTTAATGAAGAAGAAATGCACAAAGTGAATGATTTTCAATATCAAAACTACACCACCACCAATTCAATGAACAACCTCCTTAAAAAATTCTATGACCAAAAAATCGTGTCGAAAACATCCACCGAATTTTTGATGAAAACGATGGAAGCAGCTTCTACAGGAAAAAACCGTTTAATTGCTCAACTTCCAGAAAACACCGTTGTTGCCCACAAAACAGGGACTTCCGCCACACAAAACGGAGTAACCGCAGCAACAAATGATGCAGGAATTGTAACTTTACCAAACGGGAAACATTACGCCATCTCGGTTTTTGTTTCCGACTCTAAAGAAGATGAAGCGACGAACGAAAAAATCATAGCCGATATTTCTAAAAAAGTTTGGGACTATTTTATCAAAAGAAAATAA